A genome region from Nocardia sp. NBC_01730 includes the following:
- the dtd gene encoding D-aminoacyl-tRNA deacylase, which translates to MRALLQRVTSAQVTVDDQVVGRIDPADHGVPHGLLVLVGVTHSDTEVTAKTLAEKVWWLRILEGERSAADLRAPILVASQFTLYADTAKGRRPSWSAAAPGATAEPLVDVFAQALCELGATVATGRFGAHMRIELVNDGPVTLLLEI; encoded by the coding sequence GTGCGAGCCCTCTTGCAGCGCGTGACTTCGGCGCAGGTGACTGTCGATGACCAGGTCGTCGGTCGCATAGACCCGGCCGACCACGGTGTCCCGCACGGTCTGCTCGTTCTGGTCGGAGTGACCCACTCCGACACCGAGGTGACCGCGAAGACGTTGGCCGAGAAAGTGTGGTGGCTGCGGATTCTGGAGGGCGAGCGCTCGGCCGCGGATCTGCGCGCTCCGATCCTGGTGGCCAGTCAGTTCACCCTGTACGCGGACACCGCCAAAGGTAGGCGCCCCTCGTGGTCGGCGGCCGCTCCCGGCGCCACCGCGGAACCCCTCGTCGATGTCTTCGCACAGGCGCTGTGTGAACTGGGCGCCACGGTCGCCACCGGTCGGTTCGGCGCGCATATGCGGATCGAGCTGGTGAACGACGGGCCGGTAACCCTCCTGCTGGAGATTTGA
- a CDS encoding YbaB/EbfC family nucleoid-associated protein, with the protein MADDFADASFAEAMDSFTQQMQLISGLQQQRARLTASASVRDRRVTVTVNADGVVIETKFSSDIDDLDYDEIAAAMTQAAQQAAAEIARRTDELLAPLTEQKMTMPKFSDLVEGFPDVQGQIPAAPVVSLAPPNAVERQEVADDEPGRVRPSDRSSGVYDSSW; encoded by the coding sequence ATGGCGGATGATTTTGCCGACGCTTCCTTCGCGGAAGCGATGGATTCCTTTACCCAGCAGATGCAGTTGATTTCGGGGTTACAGCAGCAGCGGGCCCGGTTGACCGCGTCGGCTTCGGTGCGGGATCGGCGGGTCACGGTGACGGTCAACGCCGACGGTGTGGTGATCGAGACCAAGTTCTCCTCGGATATCGACGATTTGGATTACGACGAGATCGCCGCGGCGATGACCCAGGCCGCGCAGCAGGCCGCCGCGGAGATCGCTCGCCGGACCGACGAACTCCTCGCGCCGTTGACCGAGCAGAAGATGACGATGCCCAAGTTCTCGGACCTGGTCGAGGGGTTCCCCGACGTGCAGGGACAGATCCCCGCCGCGCCGGTCGTGTCGCTGGCCCCACCGAACGCGGTGGAACGTCAAGAGGTAGCCGACGACGAACCGGGTCGGGTAAGGCCGTCGGATCGGTCTTCTGGAGTTTACGATTCCAGCTGGTGA